Within Oscillatoria salina IIICB1, the genomic segment TTAGCCACCGCAAAACGGTAAACTTCTCGCCCATTCATGGTAATTGACTGATAACCACCAGAACCAACCGCAATATCCTTGACAAGAGACTTAGGTTGTGATTTGTAAGCCAAGTTTAGACAATTATTTTGGCTACCATCGCTACGCAGTTCAAAACCGAGTAAACGATCTACCGAATTAGCTTGTAAAACAACTGCCCCAGCACCATCACCAAACAAAACGCAAGTAGAGCGATCGGACCAATCCACCCAACGAGAAAGAATATCCGCTCCGATGAGTAAAACATTCCGATACACCCCCGTACGAATAAATTGAGCGGCTGTCACCAAGCCAAAAACAAACCCAGAACAAGCGGCTGTCAGATCGAAAGCAACCGCCCCTTTAGCGCCAATTAAAGCTTGAATTTGACAGGCACTACCAAACAAATCATCTGGCGTCGAAGTAGTCAGAATAATCAAATCCACATCTGTTGCCGAAATTTCCGCCATTGCCAAAGCCGCCTGCGCCGCTTGAGCAGCAATTTCCGCCAACGAGCTTACCGCAAGGTCGGCGCAGCCATCGCTATTTACCAAGCGTCTTTCTTTAATCCCAGTCCGAGTAGAAATCCACTCATCGTTCGTTTCCACAATTTGGCTGAGAAGGTGATTATCAACAATTAAATTACCCGTCGCCGAACCAATTCCGGCGATCGCTATGCCCGCCCCTATATGTTTCAAAGCTTTTCTCCCTTGCTCTGTGAGCTACTTTGGAAATAATGACCGCAATTTGGATTTTATCGAAACTAGTTTAGTTGCCGCAGCCTTACTGCCATTAACTTGTAACGGCTGCGGCGATGCTTTAAGATGCCAATTGCCTCCCACTCTAACCATCAGGTAACTATTGACCAGATTGGGCAGTTTTTGAGGCACTAAGCCCGTCATAATAAGACTGAATGCGTTCTAGTACCCGATTATCTATCGCTTCTTTCGCCAGGCGGATAGCATTATAAATGGTTGGAGCTTGAGAAGAGCCGTGGCTGATAATACAAACTCCTGCAACACCCAAAAGCAAGCCACCTCCGTGTTCTGCGTGGTCAATTCGTTGCTTCAGCCGCCGTAAATTCGGTTTCAGCAAAGCACTACCTAGCTGACCCCGAATACCTTGAGGCAATTCTTCCCGCAAAATTTGCAAGAGAACATCCCCAATTGCTTCAGCAAACTTTAGTACCACATTACCTACGAAACCGTCGCAGACAATCACGTCAAAGTTACCCGAAAGCA encodes:
- a CDS encoding beta-ketoacyl-ACP synthase III, giving the protein MKHIGAGIAIAGIGSATGNLIVDNHLLSQIVETNDEWISTRTGIKERRLVNSDGCADLAVSSLAEIAAQAAQAALAMAEISATDVDLIILTTSTPDDLFGSACQIQALIGAKGAVAFDLTAACSGFVFGLVTAAQFIRTGVYRNVLLIGADILSRWVDWSDRSTCVLFGDGAGAVVLQANSVDRLLGFELRSDGSQNNCLNLAYKSQPKSLVKDIAVGSGGYQSITMNGREVYRFAVAKVPEVIEKALYRANLLTEDVDWLLLHQANQRIMDAVAQRLKLPPEKIISNLAKYGNTSAASIPLALDEAVRAGKIQSGDIIATSGFGAGLTWGAAILRWGK